A genome region from Arachis duranensis cultivar V14167 chromosome 6, aradu.V14167.gnm2.J7QH, whole genome shotgun sequence includes the following:
- the LOC127748424 gene encoding uncharacterized protein LOC127748424 — translation METRVIFYEMDPPYIYEDIVQHRFYVVAAEIRTRMYILRDHPFHHPIDTPQFNPDMPYEFPLQWLHPDAPFHPFHDGPVPHQHPDPPANQANPEPEPMEEHFPEHVPEEDIPVEQISVSSSEPSSEEPLTASISGPASAGQTSSTSASAPPEIIEISDDKDEDPEECSDVVVISSDDDT, via the exons ATGGAGACCAGAGTTATATTTTACGAGATGgaccctccctatatatacgaGGATATTGTACAGCATAG GTTTTATGTAGTAGCTGCGGAGATTAGGACTCGTATGTACATTCTGCGTGATCATCCTTTCCATCACCCGATTGACACTCCACAGTTTAACCCCGACATGCCCTATGAGTTTCCACTGCAGTGGCTCCACCCGGATGCTCCATTTCACCCGTTTCATGATGGGCCGGTGCCTCACCAGCATCCCGATCCGCCTGCGAATCAGGCGAACCCTGAGCCTGAGCCCATGGAGGAGCATTTTCCAGAGCATGTACCGGAGGAGGACATCCCAGTGGAGCAGATCTCAGTATCTTCATCCGAGCCATCTTCTGAGGAGCCGCTTACCGCCTCTATTAGTGGACCGGCGAGTGCTGGTCAGACCAGTAGCACGAGTGCCAGCGCCCCTCCTGAGATTATAGAGATTTCCGATGACAAGGACGAGGACCCTGAGGAGTGTTCTGATGTGGTTGTGATCTCCTCTGACGATGATACCTGA